A region of the Chaetodon trifascialis isolate fChaTrf1 chromosome 7, fChaTrf1.hap1, whole genome shotgun sequence genome:
tctgcagactaacagtaaaccagcgACTCTGATATTTACAGACCTTCTGCTCGTGGAAAcctttgaatgcaggacttgtacttgtacttgtacttgttgAGTATTTGTACCTTGTTGTTTTGCATACTGAGTACTTGATCTTGAGGAATGAAAGCAGAACTTTCTCCTGTAGGTGAAGCAGGTGAGGTGAAAGGAAAGCTCGCCTCGCCTCGTCATTAGCTCAGTGTGTCCTTCGCCGTGGCGCCTCGGCGGCGTGTTGATCTGCTCACTGGCGCTCGCTCATCCGGCATCAcagcccctccctctccctctcttcctccaggttgccatgatgatgatgagggtaCTGTTCTTTTTCTGGGTCACTCTGTATTTTTCCCCTCTGATCtaatctcctcctcttcctcctcttcctctgcaggccCTACTTTGAGATGAAAGCGAAGTACTACCTGCAGCTGGAGGTACGTGACGGCTGCTCAGCTGTGATTTATTCCCTCTTCATCCCTCTGAGGACGATGTTCTTGTCGCCGCCGGTCGTGCTGCTAAATGAAGTCACAGAAATAGACGTTTGTGTGGTTCTCTGTGACCTTCATCatcaccctcctctctctccagaaCCTGAAGAAGAACGTGGACGAGCGGCAGGCCAAACTGTCTCGGGCCAAAGGCGAGTACAAGACGGCCCTCAGGAACCTGGAGATGATCTCCGACGAGATCCACGAGCGGCGCCGCAGCTCCGCCATGGGCCCGCGGGAGCGCGGCGTGGGCGCCGAGGGCGACGGCGTCTCTGGAGACGACATCTCTGCCTTTAAGATGGAGTCCGACGGGATATCCAGTGAGTTATTCCTCATTCAGGTTCTGATGATGTTTGTGACTCGATCGATTAGTGAACGTCAAGCCTTCGTCCcgctgctctgctgtccaccTGCACAGGAAGCTCACCTGGACGCCAGGCTCACCTGTGTCCGCTGCCTGTAGAGTAACACAGACTCAGCGTTTGAGAGTAAACTAACGCTGAATAGAGGTCTGAAAGCTCTtgtgaggctgatgaagaggagtcagACTCTTCAGCAGCGACACACTGAGCTCTTGTCTGTTTCTCTGAATTCCTGCTTTGTGATTCTTGGAAAGTCCGACAGGAGCCAAAGTTTTCCTCCCCTCAGAGGGTTAGGGttgaacacataaacaaatcaaatcagttTCAAAACCTAATTTAACCCTCGTTTTCTGAAACCTTTTTTTCCACGCTGTGACTGAGAGAGTTAAACGCACCACGAGTCTCAAGTTAGCCTTGACTCTAACCGCAGAGCAGCGGCGGCGTCCAGTCCGAAGCAGACGCCATGATTACGAGTTAACACGCGTTCAGAAGGAACATTGATGATGCGTTCGggtgcttttatttatgtcGGGGAAAAAGAAACACTCCACAAAGTTCTTCTTTGATCCCTGTTTGCTCATACTCACACTTCTCcaccttttttctcttttttccttcatccctccttttctcttcactcctctcttcctcccttgtccatcctcctcctctctctcttatctcctcctcttttccttccctccttttatCTTCTCCTTCCATCCTACGTTGTTCCTTCCCTTtatgtctctcctcttctcatctATCCCcacctctttccctccatccttttctcccttcttcctctttcatcctcATCGCTacatctctcctccttcttttcttttgtctccttttACATCCGTCTTTCCCCCTCCGTCCTCCTCGGCGctctttcctctgtgctttccttcgtttttctttctccttttttttctctttggccTCCTTTCCTCTCGCtcctcatctctttctttctttctttctttctttctttctttctttctttctttctttctttctttctttctttctccctccgtCCTCCCTCAGTGGCGTCGGTGTGTTTCGATGACGAGGCTTGTGGCGGCAGCAGCATCATGTCTGAGGAAGACTCGGAGACgcgctccacctgcagcctggGTTCATCTCCCAGCAGCCCTCAGGAGCTCCTGTCGCCCTGCCCCTTCGCCAGctcgtcctccacctcctcctgcacgtcctcctctgcctctccgtCGCCCAccccctcctcgtcctcctcctctccgtctcctctgtCCAGGCCCTCCAGCCTGGACCTTCCCACCACCGTGTCGCTGTCCGACTTCGGCCTCATCTCGCCGGTGCTCGGGCCTCGCAGCGAGTGCAGCGGGGCGTCGTCGCCAGAATGCGACCTGGAGAGAGGTGAGCGATAttagactgttttttttttttaacaaagcaGGTATTTTAATTTCTTCGCTTTGGACTAAAactgatgaagacaaactgcagaAGGACATGTTCGTTTGATCAGTGATGACGGCTCGGGTGCACGTCAGAGCTGGAAACAGGTGCGTTTGAGTGCATCAGGAGATAACCAGCGACACAGGGAAGTGAGACGGACGGCGTTTGAGAATCCTTCTCCTGCTACCTGCTCGACTCACACCTGCTCCGCCGCAGCAGCCAATCAGTCAAAGTGACACGAGGCTGAATGCGGCTGAAGGGTTGTTTAAGGCTTTTCAACACGTGTTCACGTTTTAACCCTTtaaataagtttaaaaaaacaaagtctAAAAATACAAAGTCAACATTGACTTTTGATTAACGTCCCGTGTTCGACTCCTTCCTCCTTTACCTGCTTTATCGTTCTCTTTACGCTACAGCTGACTTCATGAAAGCTTTTTTGGCAGAAAGCCCTGAAGGTGAACTCCTCCTGTGCGCACCGCTGCCCCTACTGGCCAAAATGAACATTACAACAAATGATCCTGCCCCAAAAACAGATTCCCCTTCTTTTCCACAGATGAAAAaccttttctctcctcatcttcagttaaacaggagagaaaacatcagatttaGAAAATCAATCATCAGAACTTCTCACTCTCAGGCACTTTTCACCCACATTTAGTCTTTTCGTGGACTTTTCTGGACTGAGATTCAGGAAATCTGCTAAAAGGCAGGAAGGTTTTAGTCCGgagcttttcctgcttttatgAGCAGTATAACACATTCTGTCTTCAGTAATTCTGTAATAATTCAGTAAAATTGTCATATTCGAGCTCGTCTCGTTAACCGTTCACTGACCTCCTCTCGCTGCAGGCGACCGGGCCGAAGGCGCAGAGGGAGATCTGGACAACGCTCCGGCCGCCGCCAACAACAACCGCTCGGCTTCCAGCGCCAAGAAGAGCTTCAGCCTGGAGGCGCGCTTCAGCTTCCTGAACCTGCGGCGCCCGCGAGCCGACAACGCCAAGACCACGGACAACTGCTCCCCGAAGGCGGAGGCCGGGCAGACTGTGGTGCTGGTCAAAGGAGtctgaggacagaaagagaagacgCTGGAAGGATTTCGGCTCTGCCTCGACTCACTCGGACCAAACGTCTGACAAACTGCTCTGAGCTGTTCATAAGCTACCTGCCACAACTGCACTCCATTCCCAAAGTCAAAGAGAGACTCTGAACGTCATCGTCTGTGTATTTTAAGCGTCCTGTACATGTTGGCGGCGTAGTTACTCCCATCTCCTCCATGAAGGACGTCTGAAGACTCTGATGcctgagaaacagagagcacTGTTCTGTGATGGACGGAAGACGATGTTAGAAATTATtggtgttattttgtttttgttatttttccactgaaagAAAAGTTCCACCTTTGACTTGGGCATCATCttaaaacatctgtgtgttcaATAACTGGTGTAagtgtttctcaaaatggaaTTTCTTGTTGTTAAATGGCACTTTGCATGCTGTAAACCATGCAGGTGGTGTTCTCCTGACTTCAGCAGTTCAAGGAATAAAGTCACGTGGAgatgttcaataaaaactgtCTCTTAACTTTCTCCTTTTGGCTAGAAGATATTTATCTAAGTGTTCAGGTTGTTGAAAAGTTTTTCCCATCATGATGATGGTTTGCATTGAAATTTacatctgaaacacaaagtGCGTTTACAGTCACATCGCAGATAAACATGTAATTAGCTGTATGTGTTTAATTATCACAGTATGAAGAGTGACCTGATGTTGTTACTGCCCTCTGGGTTTAAATGAGACAAACTCATACAACTTAATACAGTCAGATGTTAGCTTTCGTTAGCAAGCTTTAGACAGATACTGCTCTGCTCGTTTCACCAGCTCTTCAGTACTGTGAACACTGTTTAATCATTCTACAGACTCACAATTCAATGTTTTAATCACAAGATTAAAAGTCGACACCAGCAAATTTAACGCAGCAGCATCGTGTAAAAGGTTGTGTGATGTCACTCTTGTTGTGGCGctaactgcagatggagggcaggaagtgattttctgcagagGAATCATTAAAACACACGTTCAAAAGGAGCTTTTTTTCAAGtccaaaaatgttttaaaaagtgtgaaaaatgtaaaatggcaagaaaaaagatgaaaaaaatgttgttaaCCGTCTGCGGTCAGGAGGAGCCGAGTCAGCTAATGATGGAAATgctgtaacattagctattgttttcaATATATtgtgatagatttaaagtaacagctaCAAGCAAAGTTTTGAGTTTGTTGCACCTGCAGCCACGcccatcagtgatgtcacagtgtactgacacacacgagcacacttCAACATCACGCTGAGAAGTTAAACCAGTGGAGGGAAGCAGATTTTCAGATACTCTTCAGTCGTTCTTCAGGCTGTAATATTTTCAATGCAGACTGACTTTGGTTGCTTTAACTTGATGACGTTTGTTTTTCGCGACATTCAGAATATTATTATGCAAACTTTCCCACCGGGCTGCTGTTAGACTTCTCCACAattaatgtcaaaatgtcagacttAATTTCAAACTTTTTGATTGAATTGTTTACTTCTTAGGTTTGTAAATGGTTTACTCATCATTTtggcaaaaacatgaaaaataaagcgAAGCTTGAAAATAACTGAGTTAGCCCTTAAATACTGCCCACAGCTCCATGTGATGGGACACATGGCTAAACCTCGAGCGAGATGGAAACTGGACAACAGAGGATTTAACTTCCTTCTCATTTATGAGCACTGCTTTCTTGTGGCATCATAGATTTGAGCCTTCAGATGCTGAGGTTGTTCAGCATCTCCTCGTCGTCATGCGTCCCTCAGGGCTCCGTGCTCGAGCCCCTAAACTTCCCTAAAAACCATCCTCCATGTTGAAGACGAAGCAGTAAGAAGACTGAGCTCTGGAGCTTTATGACACATCCTCTGACGgattaaaaaaagttttgaaGATAAAAGTTTTCTGAATGTGGAGCGAAAGATTGTTTAAGATTTTTACAGGCTGATGGAAGAATTTACAACATCGAGCTAACCGAACTACAGTTTGGCGTTGAATGTTTGAGGCTTgttaaatgaatcatttaattttttcactgtttgtagctggtttagcattagcattgatAACTACTggctttatttgtgtttaaataAGGAATAATGTTTCTGCAGTTTAAGCCTCAGCGGCAGTATGTTGGTTATTTGTGCActtaaatttgaaaaaaatcccCCAGAATGATAATTTATGCCCTAAAAAAACGTACTTAGTTCCCTCAGATTGAAGGATGAGGCTGGATGTAAATCTTTAGATCTATCAGACATTTCTTTAATGGATGAATTCGCTGTTTTGGGTCTTTTTGTGGGATTTTCTgacaataaaaaacagaatgtCAGTAGATATGTTcagatatttttctcctttatttACTGCTGCTTGACTTTAATTCAGTTTTTGAGCTTGTTAACAAATTAGGGCAAATTAAGAAACGTGTTGGTAAAGTGTTTTGTGGCCACTAATTAACACTcatttgagaaaataaatgaagtaaTCTGAGGGTCGGAATGACGACATGGAGGAAACATTTTGCtcatcagctgtgttttatACCAGAATGTGTATCTGAGTCACTTCCTGCATCTCTGCGTCTTTCGTGGCTGTTTGTCACCTTCACGGTCCTCGTCTGAACTGGATTCACAGACTGAAGCTGACTTGGGTTCGTTGAAACTTGAGTCTCTCAGAAAgactctctgctcctctcactTTAACGTGGTCTTTTGCTCCATGATTTCAATCATTAAAGGGTTTTTTTAGGCAGTCCGGTTTTTAACCAACAAGCAGCTGGAACATCAGTCTGAGGCTCATCTTTAGAGGCTTGAACTGGTTCAAGTCACATTCTACCAGCGACGCAGAGAAGGTTCTTCAAACTGCAGGTAAATCTGAGGAAGTGACGCAGAGACGCCCTGAAATCTGCAAATATTCTTCTAATCATCAAACCCCATTGAAAGAGGAACGTTTTCCAGGTTTTTCTGGTTTTCCACGTGTGACTGAGCGACATTATGAGTTTCAACCCGACATGAACTCTGTCATCGATCAGACTGAGGTTTATATTCAGCAGCTTCAAATGATTCGTTTCTgataaaatcatttcatttaacatGTCAACAGAATTTCTTCTATTTTGCTTTTCTTGCGTTTTTCCCTTTTCAAAGCTCCGACAAAAGgtttgaatattttaattttctaaactatttttcttttcttttgttttaatttaaccATATGAACCTATATATTTCACagatattttacattattattatgatttcaGTTCTCCCCCCCcagtttttatatatttatctcGACTGACTGCTGATGGCTAATTCAGTTTTTCAGCTAACTCATGTTTTCCAGTAACGATGGCTTTTGTAGTTTAAGATAGCAGTTTACTAAAAatccaaatgaataaataaataaataaataaaaatggaatatttattttcttctgcGTTGTGCAATTAAACATTCTGAACTGTTGGACCTTTTAACATCTTACCTTTCTTCTTCCAGCTGCAGCCAACGATCACAGGTGTGGAAACTTACCTTAATAGCCAtttaaacctgtgtgtgtgtgtgtgtgtgtgtgtgtgtgtgtgtgtgtgtgtgtgtgtgtgtgtgtgtgtgtctcaacaGGTGTGTGTTAGTAAGACATATTTTCCCCCAAAAAGgccaatatttcacaaattttCCAGGTGTGAATTTCTGAGTTCTCTGATGAAAACACGCACCTGAATGACATCACATGGTGACTTCAGAGGCTGCATGAACTAAATCTGATGGATGCTGccctatcaaaataaaagcccccTGCTCCCCCACATAAAAGAAAgcgcagagacagaagcagattCCATTTTCTGTATTCACATCTGAACACATCGGTCCAACATTTAGTGCAAGTTCTGCAAACGGTCCGTCAACATTCAGACAACAGATTGTCCCGCTGCGTCTTTAaatgagacaggaagtggaaacagACATGACATTCAGAGCATTGATGATCCATCATCGATCAACACGTGGACATTTGACAGAAGTGCTTGGCGATGGATATTTAAAGCTTTATTCTACTTTCAACAGTCATCATGAGTGAACCAGCTGATCAGAGCTCCAGCTGGGCGACAGGATGTGACGATGGAACAAGGTCAAGTTAAACCGAACAGTCAGAAACCGTCCAGGAAGCTTCAGCTCTGTCACCTTATGATGGACGTTTTCCACATGTGAACATCTTACAGGCTAAACGATCAATCCGATGAGGAAAGAATGAATCACGGCTGCAGACTCGCTGCATTCAGCGCAGACAGCAGCTTCCAGGTGTGCAGCACGCTCAGCGCGACCACGTGCACATCAGCCtcaacgcacgcacgcacgcacgcacgcacgcacgcacgcgcgcgcgcgcacgcgcgcacgcacacacacacacacacacacacacacacacacacacacacacacacacacacacacacacacacacacacgcagcatccacacacacacagcatccacagaggacattttcatTTGGATCAAACAAAGTGCAGCATATCCACAGAGTAAACGGAGGACACGTACTCAGCACCACCTTTACATTTTTACCTGCAGGAggccgacagacagacagacaaacactgacactgacacacacacacacacacacacacacgggtggAGCGCAGGTGTGTGACAGACGACGTGGAGAATCACTCAGCTGCTGCCACACTGGACTCCCtgcgctgctgctctgctcctgaGAATAAAAACCTTCTGTCGTTGAAGGAAACGAACCGTCCTTCCACCTGACGGACTGTCGAAGTCCTGGGAGACAAACTGGACGACGACGTCCCCGCGTCTGATGAGGAAGAGCGATCGTGTGTTCATTAAAGTTTCCTGCACTCTGCGAGACGTCCCGCATCGAGGCTGTCAGTATcaaacctcttcttcttcttcttcaggctgagctgcagtgagcGTCTCCAGACGAGCTGGTCTCCTGTCCTGCCTCGTGTTATTTGGTTTATCTGGTTTTATATCTGTGAGCAGTTTGATTTCTACACAAACGATAATGTGACGTGTAGgaagctgaagaaaagcaaACCAGCCATTTCAGCTTTGCAGGAAGTGACTGGAGACAGCAGGAGACAGCTGTCATTTCACATCAGCTGTGCGGGAcacgtctctctttctctgagacGCCATCATCAACCTTTCTACACCCATCCGCCCGcctggagggagggatggatgcAGGCTTCACTTCAGACGTTGAACCATCAGACACGGGAGCATCAGCGAGGTCCAGCAGTGACGCCTGGGATCAGGTCTGGCTCAGTCCTCCGGTTCAGGCCGGTCCAGCTCTGGGAGATCATTTCTCtcaggagctgctctgtgacacGTCGAAAGAGGAAACCGTTGGCACGAAGCTGGAAGAGCGCTGCTGATGGACGTCTGTATGAAACCCGTGAAAGAGCCCAGAGCAGGAGCGCAGCGAGGCGGCGTCCTCTGCAGGGACTCTGGACCGTTGAGGTgctcactgcagcagaactgAACCTGAGAAGACGTCGACTTCAACCCTGTTAGTTACTCCTCCACATCCTGAATGTGTGGTCTCCGTCACCTCATGAGGCATCAGGTCTCACCCTCTGATCAGAGCCATGACGCTCTGATTTTGGCAAAAGGAGGAGCTCTGGTCAACGTCACTGTGTTTAGTTCATTTTGGTGCAGGTGTATTTCATTGAGTCCTTAAACGTGTTCACTGTTAATGGGTTTCATTCCATGTTGAAGTTTGGTGATTCCTAATCAATAATTCCTTCACTGTAGCCGCGTGCTATCAGTACCTCAGTGAGGCTGCCCCCTTGTATCGAGGCCTCCTTCACACCCGTTCCAGCCCCCCTTTGCTGATCCggccccctccctcctgctccgtCTTCATTGGAGCTGGGAGACTTTGACTGCTGAGGTGCTGGCAAAGTCCAAGAAGAAGGGTCCTTCCTGTTTGGGCAGGAAGGTGGTGGGGATGATGTTGTAGATGCCTGCTGGGACGTGGTCCACCTCCATGTAGCAGAAGCCACATCTGGAAAAAGAGACGTTAACAcacatcagcttcagcttcagcttcagcttcagcttcagcttcagcttcatcttcatcgtGCTGCTTTGTGTTGAACTTCCTGTGGAAAAGACAGTTGATGTTGATCTGAGCTGTACCTGTAATCTCCGCTGCTCTTCTTCTGGAAGGCGGCCGGGCCCGGATCCCCCACCGTCGACACCGTCACCATCTCAAAACCAACGCTGTActgcctgcagacacacacgcagaggcactgacacacacacacgcagaggcaCCGACCTCACTGCATGACTTCACGACAGTTATGCAAATGTTTCGTGCAGACGTGACGGCAGACGGCGAACGCAACGTGCAACCGAACATTAGTCATCACACAGGCCTCACTCATCCccgaccgtgtgtgtgtgtgtgtgtgtgtgtgtgtgtgtgtgtgtgtgtgtgtgtctgagacagacagacagatccagACCATCATTAAGTGTTGGTCCCCTGTGGAAAAGTCACTGAGTCATTTAATAAGCCGGGCAGAATTATTTAAACTCCagtggaatgaaatgacatcaGCCATGGCGACGTCTCTGACGTGTTAGCGTGGATTAGCATCTCATAATGGAGGATGCTACGATATCAATTCAAGTATCACCAGTCTGATTCCGACGCGACTGATGCGTGTTTGATAAGGTGTGTTATTACATCTATGAGATTCAGTTTCGACATGTAGAAACCCATAAATGACTCATTTCTTCTGATGCTGAAGCTGACTCAAATGTGTCTGAGTCCACATTTCAATCAGCTGCTCGTGTCCCTCATCTGGATTCAGCTGGACAGTACGAGTCAGGAAATCAAACCGAGGAACTGAACTGAGCAAAACCATGATTTAAAGATCCGTCCCAGGTGATGTCAGCCTGACCTGGATCCTCGCAGCTCGACGAGCAGCGGTCCAGACTTCTCCAGGTTCATCTGATAGATGGGGTTGTGTTTGTATGAGTCCTTGTAGTTCCCGCAGCCTCCGGCGCTGAGCCCCTTCCACTGGCCGTTAatctgaagacaaacacagacaatgacAGCAGGTCGTGTTGGACTCTGTGTGAAACAAGACTGAATCAATCCTCAAGTGTCCCTGCGTCCATGCAGTAATCTAATCTTTAtacggagcccctaaagtgccaagaagaacaaaaaaaactatattGTGCACACAAGATACTAAAACGAGCGCATGAGATACTAAAATGTGTGCACGTTTAAGCAAAATTTTGCGCACAAGGATACAAAAAGGTGCGCATGAGATACTAAAACGAGCGCACGAGTAAGCTAAATTGTTTTAGTATCTCGTGCACAGCTCAGTGGAGTGTTCCACATCGTGTTGCAGcgtcagattcagaataagcagatattttcaaaaatgaatgaagctgatgagctcaaagaTTAAATCTACTGTTTTCAGTTGGGTAGAGGTAGTGTTCATGTTTTACAGCCTGGGACTGGATCTCTTTGTGAACAACATACCCGTTTGCTTTGGGTGAAAGGATTTGGGATCTTGGAGAAGGTGAATTTACATCCAGAGTACacctggaaagaaaaaacacctgGTATTATCATCAGTATCGTTATTATTACACACAGACAGGGCAAACATCACATTTATATATGACAACAGGAtgacaaacaaaggaaaaatgaatGGACTGGAATAAATGCTGGGTGTAACTGCAGCGGTGTTTAAACCATGAAATATAAACATGAACAGATTCATTATCAGCTGCTGTAAGACAAAGCGCGGCGTGTTTCCACAGGGTGGATTCTGCGCTGTACCGTTCACTTACTCATGACTATCTGCACATTAAACACAGCTTTCATATCTGCGCCGCTCCGCTCAAAGACATCACGTTTGCTGCTTTGATCTCTGGTGAACAAGAGACGCTTGAATCAGTTATTCTCCGGAGGATTTTCAAAGAGAGGCACTGATCTGAGCTGAGAGGGCGAGAGCAGAGAGTTCAGATGCTGTTACAGCCACGAAACATCAGCACACGTATGAAACACAGCGGACACGTGTgcaggctgcatgtgtgtttttaatgagccATTTCAGTGCAAACGCTCGCTGCAGCTGGCAGGAGGAGCGCATGAATTataaaagacaagaaagagatTTGggtcaaacacacaggaagaggagaagaggacagaagagacgACACTCTGGCTCAGCGCTGAAGGACTGAAAGGAGAGGACGCACGGCGAGGAGACAGCGAGGACTGCGGAGCCCGGAAGGCTCAGGAGGACTGGATCAGCTGACGAGCCTCCTGCATCAGCAAGGACTGCCTCCAAGACAAAGAGAAGGGCATCACGGAGGAGCGAGCAGTCGATGCAGGAACGCTGCAGCATGGATGACGGACGCTGTGAGACTTCACTTAAAGACTCAAACACATCCAGCTGAGAAGCTGCAAACAGCTGGCTGTCCACGTCCAGCGGTCCACGGAGACTAGGACAGCTTGGCACGGTACACAAAGAGGTGGACACGAGGAACAACACGGTGCAGACATGATCATACCACGTTAGTCACTGCTTTCATTGCACATGATGATAATCTCTAATGAGACGACTACATCGATGTGACCTGAAGCTGGataaagcaacagaaaatgaattttttGAAGTTTTTGCTTAATTGGACTCTTGTCCGTTGTGGCACGGTGagcttcctgcagctgcagccgtGACAGCATTTGATGGAGCTTCACAaaaaacaggctgcagcacaATCGACCGTCTCAACAACCCCACGAGTGGAACATCTGACAGCTCGCAAAGCTTCCAGAGCGAACCGTGTACAGCATGAGAGAGGACAATATTTAAGCCTTTTTAATGTCCTGTGAGCGTTTCTGGAAGTGCTTTTAAGACTTTTCAAACCTGCAGACACCTCAAAGTGGATCCAAACGTGCAGATGTGTATAAAAACACGATGCTGTTCATGTGTGACTTTGTTTAACAAGAAGCTTCCTGTCAGATCAAAACTCTTCCAGAAGTCTTTCTCACCCGCAGCGTGTAGTTGATGGTGTTCTGCTTCTCATACTGGGAAACCACCAGTGTGAAGGTGTGCGTCCCCGCGCTGGTCAGCCTCATCTTG
Encoded here:
- the sh3bp5b gene encoding SH3 domain-binding protein 5b translates to MDHLEKEHRSDDEADYEDEEVDPRIQGELEKLNQSTDDINRCETELEDARQKFRSVLVEATVKLDELVKKIGKAVDESKPYWDARRLARQAQLEAQRATQDFQRATEVLRAAKETISLAEQRLLEEDNRQFDSAWQEMLNHATQRVMEAEHTKTRSELVHKETAAKYTAAIGRMKQLEKKLKRTINKSKPYFEMKAKYYLQLENLKKNVDERQAKLSRAKGEYKTALRNLEMISDEIHERRRSSAMGPRERGVGAEGDGVSGDDISAFKMESDGISMASVCFDDEACGGSSIMSEEDSETRSTCSLGSSPSSPQELLSPCPFASSSSTSSCTSSSASPSPTPSSSSSSPSPLSRPSSLDLPTTVSLSDFGLISPVLGPRSECSGASSPECDLERGDRAEGAEGDLDNAPAAANNNRSASSAKKSFSLEARFSFLNLRRPRADNAKTTDNCSPKAEAGQTVVLVKGV